A section of the Tenrec ecaudatus isolate mTenEca1 chromosome 10, mTenEca1.hap1, whole genome shotgun sequence genome encodes:
- the LOC142458144 gene encoding uncharacterized protein LOC142458144: protein MADGPFHRKPWGSEQIRADQDPGSEGLFGQWAPEKLAAVLAPQPAAEKAGGRAGAKAPGRRWAQPPKAAARSSPREDAPPLDEGCYLDHFPHLSIFIYVAIAFSITSCIFTYIHLQLA from the coding sequence ATGGCTGACGGACCGTTCCACCGCAAACCCTGGGGCTCCGAGCAGATTCGCGCCGACCAAGACCCTGGCTCCGAAGGCCTGTTTGGTCAGTGGGCCCCGGAGAAGCTGGCCGCCGTCCTTGCGCCCCAACCCGCGGCCGAAAAAGCTGGTGGGCGCGCGGGCGCGAAGGCTCCAGGGCGCCGCTGGGCGCAGCCCCCAAAGGCTGCCGCTCGCTCCTCGCCCCGGGAGGACGCGCCTCCGCTGGACGAGGGCTGCTACCTCGACCACTTCCCGCACCTCTCCATCTTCATCTACGTGGCCATCGCCTTCTCCATCACCTCCTGCATCTTCACCTACATCCATTTACAGCTCGCCTAA